Proteins from a genomic interval of Nasonia vitripennis strain AsymCx chromosome 3, Nvit_psr_1.1, whole genome shotgun sequence:
- the LOC100302046 gene encoding venom protein D precursor, with amino-acid sequence MFPSKQFFVFILLSCILYRASAGNKCSSPINKNGNITIDEGVIRIDVDRNEVQIYTYNGTKAVNILIHDVDIALSEISSLYSFSDPKEKSLFRTAVQGLAEVTDKNTLSSCEFDLKLKNRNLLNEQQFLEAKTCIESSLCNQIGKLVRDDYLRAEIDPRDFGSNSVLYHHLNTKYPNLSLPTQQNVGFTFSGGRSDTLQKTLNIIFDILLASIVKQVSGKELGIVDIPTLEKKIPGNKICGDGFFKIQNASIGDLKNIMRTQNFEISNDGLHFSMKFGLQIPHARVHLHNYNVNYCILSKSGDATLTIDSITLAFQLDINFNQSPCKTFSKYLRPRIEGVHFELHGGFFDTAITKVMSFVIGEFVPHIVDLLKAKLREVIAVPLEKLDCEKYRP; translated from the exons ATGTTTCCATCTAAGCAATTTTTTGTGTTTATACTTTTAAGCTGCATATTGTACCGCGCATCTGCCGGAAATA AATGCTCTTCACCTATCAATAAGAATGGAAATATAACAATTGATGAGGGTGTTATTCGAATAGATGTAGATAGAAACGAGGTACAGATTTATACATATAATGGAACAAAAGcagttaatattttaattcatgATGTCGATATTGCATTGTCAG AAATTTCTTCATTGTATTCATTTTCAGATCCCaaagaaaaatcattatttcgTACGGCAGTTCAAGGCCTTGCTGAAGTCACG GACAAGAACACATTAAGTTCGTGTGAATTTGATTTGAAACTAAAAAATAG AAATTTACTAAATGAGCAACAGTTTTTGGAAGCAAAAACTTGTATTGAATCATCATTATGTAATCAAATTGGAAAATTAGTACGTGACGATTATCTTCGTGCTGAAATAGATCCACGCGATTTCGGCTCAAATTCTGTGCTATACCATCATTTGAATACAAAATATCCCAATTTAAGTCTTCCAACGCAACAAAACGTAggatttactttttcaggtGGTAGATCGGATACACTCCaa AAAACTTTAAACATCATTTTCGATATTTTGCTAGCAAGTATTGTTAAGCAGGTATCAGGTAAAGAACTAGGAATAGTTGATATTCCGacgttagaaaaaaaaatacctgGAAATAAAATTTGCGGTGAcggttttttcaaaattcaaaacgcGTCGATTGG AGACCTCAAGAATATAATGAGGACTCAAAACTTTGAGATATCTAATGATGGGCTCCATTTCTCCATGAAATTTGGCCTCCAAATACCACATGCCAGAGTTCACTTACACAATTACaac GTAAATTATTGCATTCTAAGCAAAAGCGGAGATGCCACGCTTACCATCGATAGCATAACCTTGGCTTTCCAACTAGATATCAATTTTAACCAAAGCCCTTGCAAAACGTTTTCGAAATATTTGCGCCCCAGAATCGAAGGTGTACATTTTGAACTTCATGGAGGATTTTTTGATACGGCAATCACCAAAGTCATGAGTTTTGTAATCGGCGAGTTTGTGCCTCATATCGTTGACCTTCTGAAGGCTAAATTGAGGGAAGTCATAGCTGTACCATTGGAAAAATTGGATTGCGAAAAATACAGACCGTAA
- the LOC100679481 gene encoding uncharacterized protein LOC100679481 isoform X2, with product MRGIRISISVLLIAVSATIKTSSAAYEVINCSPQNLTFDIDSTHKVNLKNLSVYFKYYRNNVGIYQYPGTPSVNLFLNDTEISIKGEIGSNNGGLNINNDKLLSTEVLGIGNIVNVSDHSKGLKDCAFFMLDKSSGSFFNELPLKLDSIIFQLVESCLSAKLCPSLGAVRDNDLARARVSPRDFGPISIWSRTLQISYPNMISPQLPENLQTNKRANLIEAADSIIRMVAEAFYNERNGGIIAIPDIKHRFFTASKGTFTGVQNLMRDENVQVRASPPSNNLQTFTFTFGIPDGYVEYRDYKAFRLMPFVGSLCANVQDILFTATIKMDFGQEYCRPSLVDFGTKSPGKAESYTCGSLSMFTNPIMKWFVSAWDTDVVQVVEREIEWMMAAYIHDKFDCENFRLGKKQSS from the exons ATGCGGGGAATCCGGATATCGATAAGTGTTTTATTAATTGCAGTTTCTGCAACAATTAAAACTTCATCTGCTGCTTACGAAGTTATAA ATTGCTCACCACAGAATCTTACTTTTGATATTGACAGTACCCACAAGGTCAACTTAAAAAATCTATCTGTTTATTTCAAGTATTACAGAAACAATGTAGGAATTTATCAGTACCCAGGGACACCTTCTGTCAATCTATTTCTCAATGACACGGAAATTTCTATTAAAG GTGAAATCGGTAGCAACAATGGTGGACTTAAcataaataatgataaactACTTTCTACGGAAGTTCTGGGTATTGGAAACATCGTT AACGTCAGCGATCACAGCAAAGGCTTAAAGGActgtgcattttttatgctGGACAAGAGCAGTGGCAG tTTCTTCAATGAGCTGCCACTGAAGCTggattcaataattttccagTTGGTCGAAAGCTGCCTCAGCGCAAAACTATGCCCGTCCTTAGGTGCCGTACGCGACAACGATTTAGCTCGTGCTCGAGTCAGTCCTCGTGACTTTGGTCCCATATCTATTTGGTCTCGTACACTGCAAATCAGCTATCCCAACATGATCTCGCCTCAATTGCCAGAGAACCTTCAGACCAACAAGCGG GCCAATTTGATCGAAGCTGCTGATTCCATTATTAGAATGGTCGCGGAAGCATTTTACAACGAAAGAAACGGTGGTATCATTGCGATACCTGATATAAAACATCGGTTTTTCACTGCATCTAAGGGTACCTTCAC AGGCGTACAGAACCTCATGAGAGACGAGAACGTGCAAGTGCGAGCCTCGCCTCCCAGCAATAATCTTCAAACGTTCACCTTCACCTTCGGAATCCCTGACGGATACGTTGAATACAGAGATTACAAAGCG TTCCGACTGATGCCATTCGTAGGCAGCTTGTGCGCCAACGTCCAGGACATACTATTCACTGCCACAATCAAGATGGACTTTGGACAGGAGTACTGTCGACCCAGTCTCGTGGATTTCGGCACGAAGAGTCCTGGCAAGGCCGAAAGCTACACCTGCGGAAGTCTCAGCATGTTCACTAACCCCATCATGAAATGGTTCGTCAGCGCCTGGGATACCGATGTTGTACAAGTCGTCGAACGAGAAATTGAGTGGATGATGGCTGCCTACATACACGACAAATTTGACTGTGAAAACTTCCGTCTTGGTAAAAAGCAGTCTTCTTGA
- the LOC100679481 gene encoding uncharacterized protein LOC100679481 isoform X1, which produces MRGIRISISVLLIAVSATIKTSSAAYEVINCSPQNLTFDIDSTHKVNLKNLSVYFKYYRNNVGIYQYPGTPSVNLFLNDTEISIKGEIGSNNGGLNINNDKLLSTEVLGIGNIVNVSDHSKGLKDCAFFMLDKSSGSFFNELPLKLDSIIFQLVESCLSAKLCPSLGAVRDNDLARARVSPRDFGPISIWSRTLQISYPNMISPQLPENLQTNKRANLIEAADSIIRMVAEAFYNERNGGIIAIPDIKHRFFTASKGTFTGVQNLMRDENVQVRASPPSNNLQTFTFTFGIPDGYVEYRDYKAVKFNTFRLMPFVGSLCANVQDILFTATIKMDFGQEYCRPSLVDFGTKSPGKAESYTCGSLSMFTNPIMKWFVSAWDTDVVQVVEREIEWMMAAYIHDKFDCENFRLGKKQSS; this is translated from the exons ATGCGGGGAATCCGGATATCGATAAGTGTTTTATTAATTGCAGTTTCTGCAACAATTAAAACTTCATCTGCTGCTTACGAAGTTATAA ATTGCTCACCACAGAATCTTACTTTTGATATTGACAGTACCCACAAGGTCAACTTAAAAAATCTATCTGTTTATTTCAAGTATTACAGAAACAATGTAGGAATTTATCAGTACCCAGGGACACCTTCTGTCAATCTATTTCTCAATGACACGGAAATTTCTATTAAAG GTGAAATCGGTAGCAACAATGGTGGACTTAAcataaataatgataaactACTTTCTACGGAAGTTCTGGGTATTGGAAACATCGTT AACGTCAGCGATCACAGCAAAGGCTTAAAGGActgtgcattttttatgctGGACAAGAGCAGTGGCAG tTTCTTCAATGAGCTGCCACTGAAGCTggattcaataattttccagTTGGTCGAAAGCTGCCTCAGCGCAAAACTATGCCCGTCCTTAGGTGCCGTACGCGACAACGATTTAGCTCGTGCTCGAGTCAGTCCTCGTGACTTTGGTCCCATATCTATTTGGTCTCGTACACTGCAAATCAGCTATCCCAACATGATCTCGCCTCAATTGCCAGAGAACCTTCAGACCAACAAGCGG GCCAATTTGATCGAAGCTGCTGATTCCATTATTAGAATGGTCGCGGAAGCATTTTACAACGAAAGAAACGGTGGTATCATTGCGATACCTGATATAAAACATCGGTTTTTCACTGCATCTAAGGGTACCTTCAC AGGCGTACAGAACCTCATGAGAGACGAGAACGTGCAAGTGCGAGCCTCGCCTCCCAGCAATAATCTTCAAACGTTCACCTTCACCTTCGGAATCCCTGACGGATACGTTGAATACAGAGATTACAAAGCGGTGAAATTTAACACA TTCCGACTGATGCCATTCGTAGGCAGCTTGTGCGCCAACGTCCAGGACATACTATTCACTGCCACAATCAAGATGGACTTTGGACAGGAGTACTGTCGACCCAGTCTCGTGGATTTCGGCACGAAGAGTCCTGGCAAGGCCGAAAGCTACACCTGCGGAAGTCTCAGCATGTTCACTAACCCCATCATGAAATGGTTCGTCAGCGCCTGGGATACCGATGTTGTACAAGTCGTCGAACGAGAAATTGAGTGGATGATGGCTGCCTACATACACGACAAATTTGACTGTGAAAACTTCCGTCTTGGTAAAAAGCAGTCTTCTTGA
- the LOC100679136 gene encoding dentin sialophosphoprotein, with translation MSVKKMKMKRARMSSEGSHSSSMSSSMSSSSSSDEETDAKDLKPIKEYLSNRKELAAQLFKSVKAEKIRMMLPQILKKVEFSDLEELCAAELTGMSKQRIISILNGQEMQGSSNTEDSDDSGPSLEIISDTEWLSEDETNVKVEGVKNNKNAKKLKKKSQDQKKADLKSKLKPKGKGSNVKIKTEKIKTEKKEKEKVKEKEGESLLDLLELEMRARAIRALIRKEESTPDSKATNAQSNNLTNNASGSETSNDAKSRQVSLKEQLEKIDVLMKHGEDEDVYVVINPAPTIELLSSESENEDGSKRVNKRLVSEREAKSQKNQENEQAEKAKNVNVNEDKVTTNGKDAIEENSLNKEKDKPVQEKKESKEKDKSANDKQTANQKENSNLPMSVTEENTCITSTNPSIPPEELEEGEIIDNDDEEPANEEKKIGDDSPSRRIIKKVKKNPNIRSRKANQENDDSDMESNKEKATEKERADSKKDKSSSKTVKPLVSEEPIEIEDSPTRTNETEKIVSSNVVNEDSNSKLDIFDDKALDIDEIINLDDYPDDMDDLERSQANQEKNESTKEADSSVKESDKVITKKTGSETWASRYYQQDDVQNVIKESKIQSEIRKRLRERQRQSKLNNSPKLKDPEESQSSEVVIPKPTGSVEEYLALKGISSGACSEIIEGKSDSVGSFKSLKTDDSQSGDNSTIVRDNFATNSDIITENKDDSSEIPTRVTEQPITIVKKPKLFEDIDFAKKVNSLLNENSSVEPVNSTPTCLERINLILSDKKIIIKEDEPLNNRKIILIKSPEKSDTQIQTTESGHDTTTAMDVETTAAIHDDSSANKEIVDNKRSKESTSSPLRHDVNTPKSDSSEDNVIVRIDGTLPQETLPAEEVAAQTEQTISNDLETSEFRPD, from the exons ATGTCTGTCaagaaaatgaagatgaaGAGAGCCAGGATGTCGAGCGAG GGATCTCATAGTAGCTCTATGAGCTCGTCCATGagttcttcctcttcttctgaTGAGGAAACTGATGCAAAGGATTTGAAACCCATCAAGGAGTATTTATCTAATCGGAAAGAACTTGCTGCACAGCTTTTCAAATCTGTAAAAGCAGAGAAAATTCGTATGATGTTGCCGCAGATTTTGAAG AAAGTGGAGTTTAGCGACTTGGAGGAACTGTGCGCTGCAGAATTGACTGGTATGTCTAAACAAAGGATTATAAGCATTCTCAATGGTCAAGAAATGCAGGGATCTTCTAACACTGAAGATTCTGATGATTCAG GTCCTTCTCTGGAAATCATTTCCGACACGGAATGGCTAAGTGAAGATGAAACTAATGTCAAAGTAGAGGGTGtaaagaataacaaaaatgctaaaaagttgaagaaaaaatctcaagaTCAGAAAAAAGCAGATCTGAAGTCCAAATTGAAACCCAAAGGCAAGGGTTCaaatgttaaaataaaaacagaaaaaatcaagactgaaaagaaagagaaagaaaaagtgaAGGAAAAAGAAGGCGAAAGTCTTTTGGACTTATTGGAACTTGAAATGAGAGCAAGAGCAATTAGGGCACTCATTCGAAAAGAAGAAAGCACTCCTGATTCAAAAGCAACTAATGCACAATCTAACAATCTCACTAATAATGCCTCGGGATCTGAAACTTCTAATGATGCAAAGTCTCGACAAGTAAGCCTCAAAGAGCAACTTGAGAAAATTGATGTTCTGATGAAGCATGGGGAAGATGAAGATGTCTATGTTGTTATCAATCCAGCTCCGACTATAGAACTGCTTTCGAGTGAAAGTGAGAATGAAGATGGTAGTAAACGAGTTAATAAAAGACTTGTGAGTGAACGTGAAGCTAAGAGTCAAAAGAATCAAGAAAATGAGCAAGCTGAAAAGGCTAAAAATGTTAATGTAAATGAAGACAAAGTTACCACAAATGGCAAGGATGCAATTGAAGAAAATAGTctgaataaagaaaaagataAACCAGTTCAAGAAAAGAAGGAAAGTaaagaaaaagataaaagTGCCAATGATAAACAAACAGcaaatcaaaaagaaaattcgaACTTGCCAATGAGTGTAACGGAAGAAAATACATGCATTACTTCAACAAATCCAAGCATACCACCAGAGGAACTAGAGGAAGGTGAAATTattgataatgatgatgaagAACCAGccaatgaagaaaaaaaaattggtgaTGATTCTCCTTCTagaagaataataaaaaaagtcaagaAAAATCCTAATATTCGATCTAGAAAAGCAAATCAAGAAAATGATGACAGTGACATGGAATCCAATAAAGAGAAAGCTACAGAAAAAGAACGAGCTGATTCCAAAAAGGACAAAAGCAGTAGTAAAACAGTAAAACCACTTGTTTCAGAGGAACCAATCGAGATTGAAGATTCTCCTACAAGAACAAATGAGACAGAAAAAATTGTTAGTTCTAATGTAGTCAATGAAGACAGTAATTCTAAATTAGATATTTTTGATGACAAAGCCCTTGATATAgatgaaataattaatttggaTGACTATCCTGATGACATGGATGATTTGGAAAGAAGTCAAGCCAATCAAGAAAAGAACGAATCTACTAAAGAAGCTGATTCCAGTGTCAAAGAATCTGATAAAGTCATAACTAAAAAGACAGGTTCTGAAACTTGGGCATCTCGCTATTATCAGCAGGATGACGTTCAAAACGTAATAAAGGAGTCGAAAATACAATCTGAAATACGTAAACGTTTGAGAGAAAGACAAAGACAAAGCAAATTGAACAATTCTCCAAAGTTGAAAGATCCAGAAGAATCACAAAGTTCAGAAGTGGTAATCCCAAAGCCAACAGGTTCTGTAGAAGAGTATTTAGCTCTGAAAGGCATTTCTAGTGGTGCATGTAGCGAGATTATTGAAGGAAAGAGTGATAGCGTTGGATCATTTAAATCATTGAAAACAGACGATTCACAGTCAGGTGACAATTCTACAATAGTGAGAGACAATTTCGCTACAAATAGTGACATTATTACTGAAAACAAAGATGATTCATCTGAAATTCCTACCAGAGTTACTGAACAGCCAATTACCATTGTGAAAAAGCCCAAATTATTTGAAGATATAGATTTTGCCAAAAAGGTCAATTCACTTTTGAATGAAAATTCATCTGTTGAACCTGTTAATAGTACTCCAACTTGTCTTGAAcgtattaatttaattttgagtgataaaaaaatcattatcaaAGAGGATGAGCCTCTGAAcaacagaaaaataatacttataaAATCACCTGAAAAATCTGATACGCAAATTCAAACAACTGAATCAGGCCATGATACAACTACTGCAATGGATGTTGAAACAACCGCGGCGATCCATGACGATTCATCTGCGAATAAAGAAATTGTAGATAATAAGAGAAGTAAAGAATCAACTAGTTCACCTTTGAGACACGATGTAAATACTCCAAAGAGCGACTCAAGTGAAGACAATGTAATAGTGAGAATAGACGGTACACTCCCTCAAGAAACTTTGCCAGCCGAAGAAGTGGCTGCACAAACAGAACAGACAATATCGAACGATCTAGAAACTTCCGAGTTTAGGCCAGACTAA
- the LOC100302046 gene encoding venom protein D isoform X1: MFPSKQFFVFILLSCILYRASAGNKCSSPINKNGNITIDEGVIRIDVDRNEVQIYTYNGTKAVNILIHDVDIALSDPKEKSLFRTAVQGLAEVTDKNTLSSCEFDLKLKNRNLLNEQQFLEAKTCIESSLCNQIGKLVRDDYLRAEIDPRDFGSNSVLYHHLNTKYPNLSLPTQQNVGFTFSGGRSDTLQKTLNIIFDILLASIVKQVSGKELGIVDIPTLEKKIPGNKICGDGFFKIQNASIGDLKNIMRTQNFEISNDGLHFSMKFGLQIPHARVHLHNYNVNYCILSKSGDATLTIDSITLAFQLDINFNQSPCKTFSKYLRPRIEGVHFELHGGFFDTAITKVMSFVIGEFVPHIVDLLKAKLREVIAVPLEKLDCEKYRP, from the exons ATGTTTCCATCTAAGCAATTTTTTGTGTTTATACTTTTAAGCTGCATATTGTACCGCGCATCTGCCGGAAATA AATGCTCTTCACCTATCAATAAGAATGGAAATATAACAATTGATGAGGGTGTTATTCGAATAGATGTAGATAGAAACGAGGTACAGATTTATACATATAATGGAACAAAAGcagttaatattttaattcatgATGTCGATATTGCATTGTCAG ATCCCaaagaaaaatcattatttcgTACGGCAGTTCAAGGCCTTGCTGAAGTCACG GACAAGAACACATTAAGTTCGTGTGAATTTGATTTGAAACTAAAAAATAG AAATTTACTAAATGAGCAACAGTTTTTGGAAGCAAAAACTTGTATTGAATCATCATTATGTAATCAAATTGGAAAATTAGTACGTGACGATTATCTTCGTGCTGAAATAGATCCACGCGATTTCGGCTCAAATTCTGTGCTATACCATCATTTGAATACAAAATATCCCAATTTAAGTCTTCCAACGCAACAAAACGTAggatttactttttcaggtGGTAGATCGGATACACTCCaa AAAACTTTAAACATCATTTTCGATATTTTGCTAGCAAGTATTGTTAAGCAGGTATCAGGTAAAGAACTAGGAATAGTTGATATTCCGacgttagaaaaaaaaatacctgGAAATAAAATTTGCGGTGAcggttttttcaaaattcaaaacgcGTCGATTGG AGACCTCAAGAATATAATGAGGACTCAAAACTTTGAGATATCTAATGATGGGCTCCATTTCTCCATGAAATTTGGCCTCCAAATACCACATGCCAGAGTTCACTTACACAATTACaac GTAAATTATTGCATTCTAAGCAAAAGCGGAGATGCCACGCTTACCATCGATAGCATAACCTTGGCTTTCCAACTAGATATCAATTTTAACCAAAGCCCTTGCAAAACGTTTTCGAAATATTTGCGCCCCAGAATCGAAGGTGTACATTTTGAACTTCATGGAGGATTTTTTGATACGGCAATCACCAAAGTCATGAGTTTTGTAATCGGCGAGTTTGTGCCTCATATCGTTGACCTTCTGAAGGCTAAATTGAGGGAAGTCATAGCTGTACCATTGGAAAAATTGGATTGCGAAAAATACAGACCGTAA